The Endozoicomonas sp. 4G DNA segment ATGGCTGTCGCTTCCGGCTTTATTATTACCGAGAACTATCTGGTTTTGCTGGTTCTGCTGTTCCTGATGGGGACTCAAAGTGCTTTTTTCGGGCCAGTTAAATACGCCATTATTCCCCAGCACCTCAATGAACATGAACTGATAGGCGGCAATGCTCTGGTAGAGATGGGTACTTTTGTTGCCATACTGGCGGGTACGCTGGGTGCAGGTATTTTGATTGAGCAGCCCGATGCTCATATCCTGGTAGCCATTTCTGTCGTTTTCTTTGCCATCCTCGGTTACCTGGCTTCTCGATTTATACCCCGGGCTAAGGCAGCTGCTCCCGATCTGAAAATAAACTGGAACCCCTTTCAGCAGAGTCTGGTCATGATCCGTCAAACCCGATCAAACGACAGCGTTCATAAATCCATTATTGCTATTTCCTGGTTCTGGGCCCTGGGAGCTGCTTACCTGACGCAGCTTCCCAACCTGGCCAGCGAGACTCTCAAAGGCAGCCCACAGGTAGTCAGTACTATGCTGGCGATGTTTATTATTGGCGTCGCTGTCGGCTCACTGTTGTGTGGACGACTTTCCAAAGGTCATGTTGAGCCGGGTATTGTACCCATCGGAGCCGTGGGTCTGAGCCTGTTTGGAATCGATTTATATTTTGCTGTCACGCCTGCTACAACTAGCCACTTGCTGAGCATTAATGCCTTTGTGGAAAACAGTGACAACCTGAGGGTATTGCTGGATCTGGGTATGATTGGCTTGTTCAGCGGCCTGTTTATTGTTCCCCTGTATGCCATAGTTCAGCAGAGAACACCTGAAAACCGTCGTGCACAGGCGATTGCCGCCCTGAATGTTCAGAACTCACTTTATATGGTACTCAGCGCCCTGTTTGGCATGGTATTTCTAGGTGTGCTGGAGCTGTCTATTGAACAGTTTTTCCTGACACTCGGTGTCGTTAATTTGTTGGTCTGTGCTTTTATTTTCAGGCGAGTGCCGGAGTTTATAGAGCGTTTTGTTGCTCGCTTTGTTAAGAAAGTCGCCAACTAAATTCCAGTACCTGTTTCTGGAAAGTGCGTATGGAAAGTGCGTATGGAAAGTGCGTAGCGAGGACAACCATACGTTGGTATCCAGATAAATTTCATTGGCTTCAGTCCCCCAGATCCTTGGCCTGCATGTCAGGCTGAGGCTCGCGCTCAAACTCAACAGCTTTTTCATCAACCATCTGGAAGAATGAGTCCCAGTCACCCTCTATAGGGGTGATCAAAATAGATTCACCACGCTTGGAGATCCTGACACGCTTTGTGCCCTCTGGCAGCTCAAATTCTTTCGGGATTCTGACTGCCTGTGAGCGATTGTTTCTGAATACACTGGTTTCCATGTTAAGCCCTGTATATACAATTTGTATATCCCAAACAGTAGACTATGACAGCAGGTAGATCAATACGTTCAGAAAAGTTGCCATCAACAGCTTTGGGTCACTGGCGCTCTTGCCGCTCAAGGTTCCGGTAAAAATTTTCATGGGAGCCAAAGGAGATCAGTTCCAGTACCAGCTCGCCGTCGTCAAAGTAATAAGCCAGCAGGGTTAATTGTTTTGTCATCTTGAATTTATAAACCCGGAGGTGGCTCAGGACGCCTTTCTTCTTATCGCCAATATCGGGATTGTCGGCTATGGCTTTGATGGCTGTATCAAGATCCGCTTTCTGGTTAGGCTTGAGTTTTTTCACGGCTCTTGCAAACCGGACTGTCTGGAGTATCGTCTTTGCTTTAGCCAAAACGATACTCCGAGACCAGACCCTGTTTGCGCTCTTCTTCGGCTTCCAGAATATCTTCAATGAAAGTAATGGGCAGATCAGGGTTTTCTTTGGCCACCTTGCCAAGGCTGGCCCAGTATTCCACCTGTTTTGCCGCCGAGCGTTTTTTGACCTTGCCAACAAGGGTTGCAGCGGTCACCAGTTCTTCATCCAGTCGTAAGGGTCTGCTTGACATGTTTCAAATCCTATTTTTTGTTTCATACTGCTACAAATATAGTTATGTGTGTCATGCCTGTCAAAAGCCCTGACCATTTCTTTTCATCCCCCCTACCCCCCTGCATAATACCCGCACACCCATTACTAACCTCTTTTACATGACCTTTATCGCACCTCCCTGCCAGGAACCTTTAACGGAGCTGTACCGTGACGATGAACTGGTGGTGGTTGTTAAACCAGCGGGACTGTTAAGCGTCCCCGGTCGTCCACCCAACGATCACGACAGTGCCCATGCCCGGTTGCTTGCCATTGAACCAGAAACCAGAGTTGTCCACAGGCTTGATATGTCCACATCCGGACTGATGGTATTTGGCTTGAATGCCGCCAGCCACCGGGAACTGAGCCGACAGTTTCAGGATCGGGAGGTGAAAAAAGGGTATATTGCCGAAGTCTGGGGAACGCCGGAACAGGCGTCTGGAGACGTTTGCCTGCCGTTAATCTGCGACTGGCCTAATCGTCCAAAACAGAGGGTGGATCATGAGCTGGGCAAAAAGGCACTGACCCGTTATCGCCTCATGATGGGAAATGGCCCTCACGGCAGGGTCTGGCTGGAACCTGTAACAGGCCGCTCTCATCAACTCAGGGTTCACATGGCTGAACTGGGACACCCTATTCTCGGCTGTGAGTTTTATGCCCATGATAAAGCCAGGGCGGCGTCTGAACGTTTGCACCTGCACGCCAGCCTGCTGATCTTCAAACACCCTGCCACTGGTGAAACCATGAAGTTTGAGAGCCAGCCTCCTTTCTGAAGGCTGGTGACATTGAGGTTTTACAGGAAAAAGTAATACATCATGAAAATGCCGCAGAGCACATACATGGTGGTTGACACTTCACGAGCACGACCCTGGGCGATCATGGAAATCGGATAAAGCGTAAACCCAAAAGCAATGCCATCTACCAGACTGTACGACAGAATGGTAATGATAATGGTGAAGAAGGCTGGAATCTTATATTCCATTTTCGTCCAGTCAATCTTCGCCATACTACTGGCCATAAAGACCCCCACAGCAATCAGCGCAGGTGAGGTGCTGACCGTGGTAAAGACGGCAATCAACGGATAGAAGAACAATGCAATCAACATGCAGCCAGCAGTGACCAGTGAAGTAAAACCAGTACGACCACCACTGCCTACCGCTACTGCCGATTCTGAATAGGATGTGATACTGCTGGTTCCCAGCACAGACCCCACGACAGTACCCGAAGCATCGGCAAACAGTGCTGAACGGACGTTGGGGATATTGCCTTTTTTATCGACAACACCAATCCCGTTGCAGACTCCGATAATGGTGCCCACGGCATCAAAGAAGTCGATAAACAGGAAGGTGATGATGACCACCAGCATTTCCATAGTAAAAACATTGGGCAGGTGACTGATTGCAGCACCAAAGGTGGGCGCCAGACTGGGTGGTGCAGACACGACACCTTCCGGCACAGGGTTTAGACCCACTGCAATGCCCACCAGGGTAGTCAGCAAAACACCCAAGAAAACGGCCAGTTTTACGCCTCTTGCGATCAGGAAAACCGTCAAAGTCAATCCAGCCAGTGCCAGCATAACCGTAGGTTCCGTCAAATCACCTAACTGAACCAGTGTCGCCTGATTATCGGTAATGATGCCGGCATTTCTCAGGCCAATAAAACAGATGAAGAAACCCAGTGCCGCTGTCACGGCATACTTCATATCTGCCGGTACGGCCCTGATCACTTTCTCCCGCACACCAGTGACAGACAGCAGGAAGAAAATGATTCCGGAAACAAATATACCCGCAATCGCTGTTTGCCAGGGGATATCCAGGGCAATGACAGTGCCGTAAGTAAACAGGGCGTTCATTCCCATCGCCGGAGCCAGAACAATAGGGTAACGGGCAAAAACCCCCATGACAAAGCAGGCAAAGGCAGCAGAGAGAACCGTGGCTGTGAATACGGCGCCCTTATCCATACCGGTATTGCCCAGGATGGCCGGGTTAACACTGAGGATATAGGACATGGCGAGGAAGGCAGTCAGACCGGCGAAGGTTTCGGTTCTGAAACTGGTTTTGAATTTGTCGAATTCAAAGTATTGCTTAACGCTGTTCAGCATATAACTCACCTACCTGGGAGTAATATTGAAATAAAACGAATGCTGATTTTATTTTTTTAATCACACCCGAAAAGATGTACATTCGCCCATTAAAGTAGCTATATGATACAGACGTACAAATATTAGGAAAGTAGAATTATTCCTTACTGACATAAGAAGACTGCTTTGGCAGGCTTCAGAAACATGAGGTAGTTTGATGAAAATGCGAACCCTGACTGAATGGCTGGATGCTTACGCTGCAAGTCACCAGAATCCCACCAACAAGCTGATTCACTGGCTCTGTGTTCCGGCGATCATGTTCAGCATCATTGGCATTGTCTGGTCTTTCAGCCCTGTCGCCGTTTTTGTGGTTATGGCCGCCACTCTGATTTTCTACTTTATCCTGTCTCTGCCT contains these protein-coding regions:
- a CDS encoding pseudouridine synthase, producing the protein MTFIAPPCQEPLTELYRDDELVVVVKPAGLLSVPGRPPNDHDSAHARLLAIEPETRVVHRLDMSTSGLMVFGLNAASHRELSRQFQDREVKKGYIAEVWGTPEQASGDVCLPLICDWPNRPKQRVDHELGKKALTRYRLMMGNGPHGRVWLEPVTGRSHQLRVHMAELGHPILGCEFYAHDKARAASERLHLHASLLIFKHPATGETMKFESQPPF
- a CDS encoding ParD-like family protein; this encodes MSSRPLRLDEELVTAATLVGKVKKRSAAKQVEYWASLGKVAKENPDLPITFIEDILEAEEERKQGLVSEYRFG
- a CDS encoding MFS transporter is translated as MRQQSQLALLGKRRFLPFFLAQFLGAFNDNIYKNSLLLMAAFAAVESLPFNSDMFINLAAGLFILPFFLFSSTAGQICDKYEKSMIIRRVKLLETVTMAVASGFIITENYLVLLVLLFLMGTQSAFFGPVKYAIIPQHLNEHELIGGNALVEMGTFVAILAGTLGAGILIEQPDAHILVAISVVFFAILGYLASRFIPRAKAAAPDLKINWNPFQQSLVMIRQTRSNDSVHKSIIAISWFWALGAAYLTQLPNLASETLKGSPQVVSTMLAMFIIGVAVGSLLCGRLSKGHVEPGIVPIGAVGLSLFGIDLYFAVTPATTSHLLSINAFVENSDNLRVLLDLGMIGLFSGLFIVPLYAIVQQRTPENRRAQAIAALNVQNSLYMVLSALFGMVFLGVLELSIEQFFLTLGVVNLLVCAFIFRRVPEFIERFVARFVKKVAN
- a CDS encoding type II toxin-antitoxin system RelE/ParE family toxin, with amino-acid sequence MAKAKTILQTVRFARAVKKLKPNQKADLDTAIKAIADNPDIGDKKKGVLSHLRVYKFKMTKQLTLLAYYFDDGELVLELISFGSHENFYRNLERQERQ
- the vapB gene encoding type II toxin-antitoxin system VapB family antitoxin; amino-acid sequence: METSVFRNNRSQAVRIPKEFELPEGTKRVRISKRGESILITPIEGDWDSFFQMVDEKAVEFEREPQPDMQAKDLGD
- a CDS encoding NCS2 family permease; the protein is MLNSVKQYFEFDKFKTSFRTETFAGLTAFLAMSYILSVNPAILGNTGMDKGAVFTATVLSAAFACFVMGVFARYPIVLAPAMGMNALFTYGTVIALDIPWQTAIAGIFVSGIIFFLLSVTGVREKVIRAVPADMKYAVTAALGFFICFIGLRNAGIITDNQATLVQLGDLTEPTVMLALAGLTLTVFLIARGVKLAVFLGVLLTTLVGIAVGLNPVPEGVVSAPPSLAPTFGAAISHLPNVFTMEMLVVIITFLFIDFFDAVGTIIGVCNGIGVVDKKGNIPNVRSALFADASGTVVGSVLGTSSITSYSESAVAVGSGGRTGFTSLVTAGCMLIALFFYPLIAVFTTVSTSPALIAVGVFMASSMAKIDWTKMEYKIPAFFTIIITILSYSLVDGIAFGFTLYPISMIAQGRAREVSTTMYVLCGIFMMYYFFL